The following proteins are co-located in the Purpureocillium takamizusanense chromosome 10, complete sequence genome:
- a CDS encoding uncharacterized protein (COG:S~TransMembrane:1 (i166-186o)~EggNog:ENOG503NZEB) — MIPHTPGPRSLVTAFVMRTGPPPLRPGHWSRCRLHGCGGARGWSWATTGRRGGGGGDGGGGGIGDRRPGGERGASSSSPVSLSSSMRRRRPLLLGVPRALCVIDSAAFAINSVPAAAAAGVARQQKQLSRQLQQQQKQHRRFTLSRHFQLEPHRPSRPRRKHSSRVVVLFGVALAAAAAAATTPLVSSSTPATMSAELIPSNPADVMVIRNVTPNVATFSVPFLRFGKIKIGGRGTVVKLSSGALAVFSPTALTDDVKAKVAEMGGQVAYIVALDFEHHIFISEWSKAYPGAKLVGVEGLQEKRDKAAAAGGDAKIGTERFDVVFTKANKRETRIGADFDVDFDYEYVDGHPNLELVFLYRPDRVLVEADLLFNLPATEQYSRVPEAERNKSGGGLVERIFLGAQGKKGEEPTWVRRANWYLSKDRASLTESVKRIAAWDFDTVVPCHGDTLEGDGKEVFVNVFKWHIEGKK; from the exons ATGATTCCACACACCCCGGGCccgcgcagcctcgtcacAGCATTTGTCATGCGAACAGGCCCTCCTCCGCTGCGGCCGGGGCATTGGAGCCGCTGTCGTCTCCATGgctgtggtggtgctcgtggctggagctgggccaccaccggccgacgcggaggaggaggaggcgacggcggcggcggcggcatcggcgacagacggccggggggagagcgcggcgcgtcgtcgtcgtcgcccgtgtctttgtcgtcgtcgatgagacgccggcggccgctaCTGCTAGGTGTGCCCCGGGCCCTTTGCGTCATCGATAGCGCGGCGTTTGCTATAAACTCTGTgcctgctgccgcggcggcgggagtcGCGCGACAGCAGAAGCAGCTATCCCGACAATTGCAACAGCAGCAAAAACAACATCGTCGCTTTACTTTGTCTAGACATTTTCAGCTCGAGCCGCATCGGCCATCCAGACCACGGCGGAAACATAGCTCCCGGGTTGTGGTTCTTTTCGGAGTCGCcctagcagcagcagcagcagcagcaacaacaccactcgtgtcatcgtcgacgccagctACCATGTCGGCCGAGCTCATCCCGTCCAACCCGGCCGACGTCATGGTCATCCGGAACGTGACGCCCAACGTGGCCACGTTTTCGGTGCCGTTTCTGCGCTTTGGCAAGATTAAGATTGGCGGTCGAGGGACTGTCG TCAAGCTCAGCTcgggcgcgctggccgtcttctcgcccacggcgctgaccgacgacgtcaaggccaaggtggcGGAGATGGGCGGGCAGGTGGCGTACATTGTCGCGCTCGACTTTGAGCACCACATCTTCATCTCCGAGTGGTCCAAGGCGTACCCGGGGGCCAAGCtggtgggcgtcgagggcctgcaggagaagcgcgacaaggcggcggcggcgggcggcgacgccaagatCGGGACGGAGCgcttcgacgtcgtcttcacAAAGGCCAACAAGCGGGAGACGCGCATCGGGGCCGACTTTGACGTCGACTTTGACTACGAGtacgtcgacggccacccCAACCTGgagctcgtcttcctctACCGGCCCgaccgcgtcctcgtcgaggccgacctgCTCTTCAACCTGCCCGCCACCGAGCAGTACAGCCGcgtgcccgaggccgagcgcaacaagagcggcggcggcctcgtcgagcgcatcttcctcggcgcccagggcaagaagggcgaggagcccaCCTGGGTCCGCCGCGCCAACTGGTATCTGTCCAAGGACCGCGCGAGCCTGACGGAGAGCGTCaagcgcatcgccgcctgGGACTTTGACACGGTCGTCCCGTGCCACGGCGACaccctcgagggcgacggcaaggaggtgTTTGTCAACGTTTTCAAGTGGCACATTGAGGGCAAGAAGTGA
- the VPS34 gene encoding Phosphatidylinositol 3-kinase (BUSCO:EOG0926137U~EggNog:ENOG503NWH2~COG:G), translating into MTDYGRMDPFSFAGSKDVDHPISVRIMNLEGDEPPVKYSTLLDRPDLRHVGSNTSPHSDLFVTVQVWAGSKPLTVPVQTAYKAFRSERKWNEWLELPISYRQLPANARLAITIWDLSPTGGKHASDHAIPFGGTTLPMFDAENQVQKGRQKCLVHRHKHADGTDSSRTPALVSARRRPGSQGGDAAVLDKDAEELDRMEKLFKKHEMGEIPRVDWLDQMVFRSFEKRGLQAAKSSMKMLQRQRALNGDGNNAGSGDDDDDDDTVDDDDTVDDGRAGTSTFLLNVELPRFDFPVVFADHEYDPPPISSLQSLSLSQGNLAQHQPQVQFGPGINALGESSDGFGSRLVKVYDPEVGQRDNPAEAKHRRLFRSSHRHGILDKDLKPNAKVRDELNVIMAYSPTHVLSPEEADLVWKFRYHLTRDKRALTKFVKSVNWSDQSESKQAIQVLGRWTEIDVDDALELLGPSFDNPAVRSYAVDRLRKADDEELLLYLLQLVQALKYEHISADADHEGTHDSSLARFLIQRAAANFKLGNYFYWYLMVECDDHSPEQGVDNRNVYRKVAYDFMAELVVQPGGAEDRKTLLRQAEMMAILAKIAAEVKLSNESIAKKVDRVKGFLADPKNELVAIDPPLPFPLDPSVKVTGVVPDQVMVFKSSLNPIKCTFKTVGGSTYPIIYKLGDDLRQDQLVIQIITLMDQLLQKENLDLKLSPYKILATSTTAGASQFVQSQSLSSIVNKFKANPALAYLRHHNPDDRQPLGVRQETLDTYVKSCAGYCVITYILGVGDRHLDNLLLAPDGHFFHADFGFILGRDPKPFAPVMKLSKEMVECMGGVNSEHYQKFRQHCFMAYTALRKSSNLILNLFSLMVHANIPDIRLEPDKAVMKVRERFHLELSEEEAIVYFGNVIDGTLTAFAPVVIDKLHEWAQALRA; encoded by the exons atgaCCGACTACGGGAGGATGGACCCCTTCTCCTTTGCGGGCTCCAAGGATGTCGACCACCCCATAAGCGTTCGCAT AATGAACCTCGAGGGAGACGAGCCGCCCGTCAAGTACTCTACGCTGCTCGACCGACCCGATCTGCGACATGTTGGATCAAACACGAG CCCGCACTCCGATCTCTTCGTGACCGTCCAGGTCTGGGCGGGATCCAAGCCGCTCACCGTCCCGGTACAGACAGCGTACAAGGCGTTTCGATCGGAGAGAAA ATGGAACGAATGGCTTGAATTGCCCATATCGTACAGACAACTGCCGGCCAACGCCCGCCTGGCCATCACGATATGGGACCTGTCGCCCACGGGCGGCAAGCACGCCTCCGACCACGCCATCCCCTTTGGCGGCACCACCCTACCCATGTTTGACGCGGAGAACCAGGTCCAAAAGGGCCGCCAAAAGTGCCTCGTGCACCGGCACAagcacgccgacggcaccgacaGCTCTCGCACGCCAGCCCTCGTTTCGGCTCGGAGGCGCCCGGGGTCtcagggcggcgacgcggccgtcctcgacaaggacgccgaggagctcgacagGATGGAGAAGCTCTTCAAGAAGCACGAGATGGGCGAGATCCCGCGCGTCGACTGGCTCGACCAGATGGTCTTTCGCAGCTTCGAGAAGCGCGGgctgcaggcggccaagTCGTCCATGAAGATGCttcagcgccagcgcgcgctCAACGGCGACGGTAACAATGCGGGctctggcgacgacgacgacgacgacgacaccgtcgacgacgacgacaccgtcgacgacggccgcgccggcacctCGACCTTCTTGCTCAacgtcgagctgccgcgcTTCGATTTCCCCGTCGTCTTTGCCGACCACGAGTACGATCCGCCACCGATATCATCGTTGCAGTCGCTCTCCCTGTCGCAGGGTAACCTCGCTCAGCACCAGCCCCAGGTCCAGTTCGGCCCGGGCATCAACGCCCTGGGCGAGAGCTCCGACGGCTTTGGCTCCCGCCTCGTCAAGGTGTACGACCCCGAGGTCGGCCAGCGGGACAacccggccgaggccaagcaCCGCCGGCTCTTCCGAAGCTCCCACCGCCACGGCATCCTGGACAAGGACCTCAAGCCCAACGCCAAGGTCCGCGACGAGCTCAACGTCATCATGGCGTACTCGCCCACGCACGTCCTGTCGCCCGAAGAAGCGGATCTGGTCTGGAAATTTAGGTATCACCTGACCCGCGACAAGAGGGCGCTGACCAAGTTCGTCAAGTCGGTCAACTGGAGCGACCAGAGCGAGTCCAAGCAGGCGATCCAGGTCCTCGGCCGCTGGACCGAGattgacgtcgacgacgccctcgagctgctcggcccGTCGTTTGACAACCCCGCCGTGCGCTCATACGCCGTGGACCGCctgcgcaaggccgacgacgaggagctgctcctgtacctgctgcagctggtgCAGGCCCTCAAGTACGAGCACAtctccgccgacgccgaccacgaGGGCACCCACGACTCGTCGCTCGCGCGCTTCCTGAtccagcgcgccgcggccaactTCAAGCTCGGCAACTACTTTTACTGGTACCTGATGGTCGAGTGCGACGACCACAGCCCCGAGCAGGGCGTGGACAACCGAAACGTCTACCGCAAGGTCGCGTACGACTTCatggccgagctcgtcgtccagcccggcggcgccgaggaccgcaAGACGCTCCTCCGGCAGGCCGAGATGATGGCCATCCTGGCCAagatcgccgccgaggtcaagCTCTCCAACGAGTCCATTGCCAAAAAAGTGGACCGGGTCAAGGGCTTCCTCGCGGACCCCAAgaacgagctcgtcgccatcgacccgccgctgccgttccCGCTGGACCCGTCGGTCAAGGTCACGGGCGTCGTGCCCGACCAGGTCATGGTCTTCAAGTCGTCCCTGAACCCCATCAAGTGCACCTTCAAGACGGTCGGCGGGAGCACCTATCCCATCATATAcaagctgggcgacgacctgAGGCAGGACCAGCTCGTGATACAAATCATCACCCTCATGGATCAGCTCCTGCAGAAGGAGAACCTGGACCTGAAGCTTTCCCCGTACAAGATTCtcgcgacgagcacgacggccggcgcgtcCCAGTTCGTGCAGTCGCAGAGCCTCTCGAGCATCGTCAACAAGTTCAAGGCCAACCCGGCCCTGGCGTACCTGCGCCACCACAACCCCGACGACCGCCAGCCGCTGGGCGTGCGCCAGGAGACGCTCGATACGTACGTCAAGTCGTGCGCGGGCTATTGCGTCATTACCtacatcctcggcgtcggcgaccgcCACCTCGACAACCTCCTGCTCGCGCCCGACGGCCACTTTTTCCACGCCGACTTCGGCTTTATCCTGGGCCGCGACCCCAAGCCCTTTGCGCCCGTCATGAAGCTGTCCAAGGAGATGGTCGAGTGCATGGGGGGCGTCAACTCGGAGCACTACCAAAAGTTCAGGCAGCACTGCTTCATGGCCTACACGGCCCTGCGCAAGTCGTCCAACCTGATCCTCAACCTCTTTAGCCTCATGGTGCACGCTAACATCCCCGACATACGTCTCGAGCCGGACAAGGCCGTCATGAAGGTGCGCGAGCGGTTCCACCTGGAGCtcagcgaggaggaggccattGTGTACTTTGGCAacgtcatcgacggcacGCTCACGGCCTttgcgcccgtcgtcatcgacaagCTCCACGAGTGGGCGCAGGCGCTCCGGGCCTGA